The DNA sequence CCGCTGGCGTTGTGGGCGTTCCAGGGGGAGTACAGCGTCAACATCCCGGCCGTGCTGGCAGCCGTCGTGCTGTCGACGCTGCCGATCCTGGTGCTGTACGTGGTCGGCCGCCGGCAGCTCCTCAGCGGACTCACCGCGGGGTTCGGCAAGTAGGTCTGCCGCTCGCGCCGGCGGCGTGGACAGCCCAGCATCCACCCCGGTCGAGTGTCAGGGGTGGGCTGTAAGTTACCCGTACGCGCAACGCTGTGCGGCGAGGAGGCTCGATGTCAGACGGTCGGCGGGTGCACGACGCGGATCAGGTCCACGGTTATGTGCAGCGCATCTGCTTCAAGACGGGTCCGCCGGGACGAGTGGGCGCGGAGCTCGAGTGGATCGTCGCGCGCCCGGAGGAGCCGGAGTCCGTCGTTCCGGTGACCACCCTCCGCTCCCTGCTGGACGACGTCGGAACGTTCCCGGGCGGTAGCCGGTGCACGCTTGAGCCCGGCGGTCAGGTCGAGCTGAGCTCCCCGCCCGCTGCGGAGATGGGTCGATGCTGCGCCGCCCTCGACCGCGATGTCGCCCATCTGCAGGCGATCCTCAGCCGCGCCGGGCTGGCCCTGGTCCCGTCGGCCATCGACCCGGACCGGGCGCCGCTCCGTCAGCTCCACCAGGCCCGCTACGACGCGATGGCGGCCTATTTCGACACTCTCCCGCACGGGTTCGACGCGATCCCTGACGGGCTCGGTCGAGTGATGATGTCGTCCACCGCCGCGGTCCAGGTCAACCTGGAAGCAGGGACTGACCCCACGGACATCGCCCGCCGTTGGGACCTGCTGCACCTGGTCGGCCCCACCGTCAGCGCCGCCTTCGCCAACTCCCCGGTGCTCAACCGCCGCCGGACCGGCTGGAAGTCCACCCGGCAGGCGGTCTGGCTGCATCTGGATCCGGACCGCACGCACGCACCTGTCGGCGACGATCCCGCCACGGCCTGGGCTGACTACGCCCTGGCAGCGCCAGTGATGATGGTGCGCACCAGCGGGGGACCGTGGCTGGCGTCGCCGGGCTTCACCTTCGCTGACTGGGTCGGCGGCCGGGTCGCGGGCCTGCCGGGTCCAACGGAGGACGACCTCGCCTACCACCTCAGCACCCTGTTCCCGCCGGTGCGCCCGCGTGGTTGGTTCGAGGTCCGCTTCATCGACGCGCAGGCTCCGCAGTGGTGGTCGGTGCCGGTCGCGGTGCTGGCCACCCTGATGGCTGACCCGGCCGCCGCCGACGCCGCTGCCGAGGCGTGCGCGCCGGTGGTGGGCGCCTGGACGACGGCGGCCCGCTGCGGTCTGGAGGATCCGGCCCTGGCCCGAGCCGCGCTGGCACTGTTCGACGCGGTCGAGCGGTCGGTGGTCGACTCGACGCTCAAAGCCGCCGTCGCGAAATTCACCGATCACTACGTCGCTCGGGGTCGCACGCCCGCCGACGACGCTGCCCGAAAGGAGCCCTCATGACGGCGCTGGACCCAGCCACTGCCGACCCCGGACAGTTGAAGGAGTTCGTCGCCACCGAGCTGCAGCGAGTCAGGGACCGCTCCTTCGGCCTGACCACCGCCGTCCTCGACGACGACGACCTCACCAGGCAGCACTCCGCCCTGATGTCGCCGCTGGTCTGGGACCTGGCCCACGTCGGCAACTATGAGGAGCTGTGGCTGCTGCGCGAGACGGCGGGGCTCGAGGCGATGCGGCCGGACATCGACGACCTCTACGACGCCTTCGAGCATCCGCGGTCGGAACGCCCGAGCCTGCCGCTGCTGTCACCCGCGGAGTCCAGCGACTATGTCGACCTGGTCCGGCGGAAGGTGCTGGACTCCCTGGAGACCGTCAGCTTCGAGCCGGCCGTGCCGCTGCTCGACGCCGGGTTCGTCTACGGAATGGTGCTGCAGCACGAGCACCAGCACGACGAGACGATGCTTGCGACCCATCAGCTGCGTCGAGGACCCCAGGTGCTCCCGGTGGGGGAGGCGATGCCGGCACCGCGGGCCGTGACCTGGCCCGCCGAGGTGCTCGTGGAGGCCGGCGAGTTCATGATGGGCACCTCCA is a window from the Microlunatus panaciterrae genome containing:
- the egtA gene encoding ergothioneine biosynthesis glutamate--cysteine ligase EgtA; protein product: MSDGRRVHDADQVHGYVQRICFKTGPPGRVGAELEWIVARPEEPESVVPVTTLRSLLDDVGTFPGGSRCTLEPGGQVELSSPPAAEMGRCCAALDRDVAHLQAILSRAGLALVPSAIDPDRAPLRQLHQARYDAMAAYFDTLPHGFDAIPDGLGRVMMSSTAAVQVNLEAGTDPTDIARRWDLLHLVGPTVSAAFANSPVLNRRRTGWKSTRQAVWLHLDPDRTHAPVGDDPATAWADYALAAPVMMVRTSGGPWLASPGFTFADWVGGRVAGLPGPTEDDLAYHLSTLFPPVRPRGWFEVRFIDAQAPQWWSVPVAVLATLMADPAAADAAAEACAPVVGAWTTAARCGLEDPALARAALALFDAVERSVVDSTLKAAVAKFTDHYVARGRTPADDAARKEPS